The following proteins are encoded in a genomic region of Cryptococcus neoformans var. neoformans JEC21 chromosome 2 sequence:
- a CDS encoding Pol II transcription elongation factor, putative produces MSNPARVILLVGKGGVQTDVDLDSLAQDEVADIIPVMLADYESECRDWTLIASEHWREGRWNRVMDLLERAVSFFNGERGRRRDSASLINIHSMLAHLHLHLARSAPKVILQNAKYDKLDPSIRTKDYHHREAAASLNAATEALRASGGSQEDEPVSLTMGKVIHYLATGQPGLAHPLVERLLQRQPNNLMALTAQARLQFARRSHLQALQTYQKLLTLAPEMSPDPRIGLGLCFWQLGDRAKARTAWERALEREPGSWVCLLLLGLASLNDARQPSIPRTERLKLETEGVGFVQKAFKLNNKSSASALALASVSGQGGQSQLPLASKLAERAVQYADNKRHAVLANSERGRLGFMAGDLADAGTYIAAVKKEDPNAVNIIAELTLGQMAIKSGNLREALNYIEQTAKRLNGQGPLEYTVLHACLLAYPHPGMSHDEVVRNRTLARNMLTEVHNLVASAETEADWAKLRGVGSDADVFVDLAKLWQGENVEKAIGAYQTALSIITDNDLDSAQEPGLDPPSFTALRLSDNLGALYHLEGNVETAERMYQEALQKIATQEGKEAETLKTVLAYNLGRAYEEGGDHAKAAQWYRDVLRQHPEHVESKVRLALIATSAGRHFDAHTLLKECLQSDENNLILRSVYTNFLITIGSYREAFAFTTQTLKVDKSDAWTFCALGWLHFTLGREAKSPQELAERPKQYLRSAEAYERALIIDPKCAMAAQGLAIALVEDSLALRGTNYGAEEGKVRARLAGQTLGIFGRIKDSLAEGAVNVNLGHCYFIRGEEEKAIESYMTASNAFDEKDVNVLLYLARAWYALANRESNFSAMNKALDYCQKAMHIHPADRAILYNIAMIQQKAAEMLFSLDCSKRTLEELTIALKQAQQAVDTFRSLADDRSGSLPYDAELADQRARYGEGLLRRAAGEMTKQEAYQGEALARVEEARRLRAEEQARIQAAEEARQAELRIKAEEIAEQRRKAREEAQAWQEELAARQAEEEARRAAIVEKRKRRKEGIADSGEDGEGEGRKREKKPRKKKTKEGKKGRKVRSKSEVGTTDEEEEARETGDDEDEETSRARKAKSTLAMLKAKRKARRADPDDDEEEDEDEVNQGQAKRGKQFKSKAYISDSDDENDEAPVSASRPGSEEPLHQKDDEREQSEAHTPAKSQNDEDSGMDVDQNGNDEDEDE; encoded by the exons ACCTCCATCTTGCCCGTAGTGCGCCAAAGGTCATCCTTCAAAACGCAA AATATGACAAATTGGATCCCTCAATAAGAACAAAAGATTACCACCATCGTGAAGCTGCTGCTAGCCTGAATGCCGCTACTGAAGCTTTGAGAGCCTCTGGAGGTagtcaagaagatgaaccTGTCAGCTTGACTATGGGGAAAG TCATCCATTACCTTGCAACTGGGCAACCAGGGCTTGCACACCCACTTGTCGAAAGACTTCTTCAGCGTCAACCCAACAACCTCATGGCCCTCACCGCTCAAGCCCGTCTTCAATTTGCCCGACGATCACATCTTCAAGCACTCCAGACATACCAAAAACTCCTTACTCTCGCTCCCGAAATGTCTCCTGATCCCAGAATCGGTCTCGGCTTGTGTTTCTGGCAACTTGGGGATCGCGCCAAGGCAAGGACGGCGTGGGAACGTGCTCTCGAGCGTGAGCCTGGATCTTGGGTGTGTTTGTTGCTCCTCGGTTTGGCGTCTCTCAACGATGCTCGCCAACCTTCTATCCCTCGCACGGAACGACTCAAACTTGAAACTGAAGGTGTAGGCTTTGTCCAGAAAGCATTCAAACTCAATAACAAGTCGTCTGCATCTGCACTTGCGCTCGCGAGTGTATCTGGTCAGGGTGGACAAAGCCAGCTTCCTCTTGCGAGCAAGCTTGCCGAACGTGCGGTCCAGTATGCGGATAATAAGCGTCATGCTGTTCTTGCCAATTCtgagagagggagattAGGTTTCATGGCTGGAGATCTCGCCGATGCTGGAACATATATTGCCGCcgtgaagaaggaagaccCCAACGCTGTCAACATTATTGCCGAGTTGACACTTGGCCAGATGGCTATCAAAAGTGGCAATTTGCGAGAAGCTCTTAATTACATTGAGCAAACAGCCAAGAGGTTGAACGGCCAAGGTCCCCTTGAGTATACCGTGCTGCATGCTTGTCTGCTTGCTTATCCTCACCCGGGTATGTCACACGATGAAGTCGTCCGCAATAGGACTCTAGCCCGAAACATGTTAACCGAGGTACACAACTTGGTGGCCTCTGCCGAGACGGAAGCAGACTGGGCAAAGTTGAGAGGTGTCGGTTCCGATGCCGATGTTTTTGTGGATCTCGCAAAGTTGTGGCAGGGAGAGAATGTGGAAAAGGCTATCGGAGCCTACCAAACTGCATTGTCCATTATCACCGACAACGATCTCGATTCTGCTCAGGAGCCCGGTCTTGATCCTCCCAGTTTCACTGCACTCCGATTATCCGATAATCTAGGCGCACTTTACCACCTTGAAGGCAACGTCGAAACTGCTGAGAGGATGTATCAAGAAGCTCTACAGAAAATTGCCACtcaagaaggcaaggaagcAGAGACCCTCAAGACTGTGTTGGCGTACAACCTCGGTAGGGCGTACGAGGAAGGAGGCGACCACGCTAAAGCTGCTCAATGGTACCGTGACGTGTTACGTCAACATCCCGAACACGTCGAGTCCAAGGTGCGCTTAGCCCTTATCGCCACTTCTGCCGGTCGACACTTTGACGCTCACACTCTACTAAAAGAGTGCCTCCAATCTGACGAGAacaatctcatcctccgtTCAGTCTACACCAACTTCCTCATTACTATTGGTTCTTACCGAGAAGCTTTTGCGTTCACTACACAAACCCTTAAGGTCGATAAGTCCGATGCATGGACGTTTTGTGCGCTCGGCTGGCTGCATTTCACCCTTGGTCGAGAAGCCAAAAGCCCACAGGAGCTCGCGGAGCGTCCAAAGCAGTATCTCCGTTCTGCCGAAGCTTATGAGCGAGCACTCATCATCGATCCCAAATGTGCCATGGCCGCGCAAGGTTTGGCTATCGCGTTGGTAGAGGATAGTCTTGCGTTACGGGGTACGAACTATGGTGCGGAGGAGGGTAAAGTTCGAGCGAGATTGGCGGGTCAGACGTTGGGTATCTTTGGAAGGATCAAGGATTCCTTGGCGGAAGGTGCGGTTAACGTTAACCTTGGTCATTGTTATTTTATacgaggtgaagaagaaaaagctATTGAATCG TATATGACCGCTTCCAACGCCTttgatgagaaagatgtCAATGTTTTGTTATATCTCGCTAGGGCTTGGTACGCGCTTGCCAACCGAGAAAGTAATTTCTCAGCTATGAACAAGGCTTTGGACTACTGTCAAAAG GCCATGCATATCCACCCCGCCGATCGCGCCATTCTTTACAACATTGCCATGATCCAGCAAAAAGCCGCTGAaatgctcttctccctcgaTTGTTCCAAGCGTACCCTCGAGGAACTTACCATCGCCCTCAAACAAGCTCAGCAAGCCGTGGACACTTTCCGCTCCCTTGCGGACGACAGGTCCGGGTCTTTACCATACGACGCCGAGCTCGCAGACCAGCGAGCGAGATATGGTGAAGGTCTGCTTAGAAGGGCGGCGGGTGAAATGACTAAGCAGGAGGCTTACCAAGGCGAGGCACTTGCACGtgtggaagaggcgagAAGGTTACGTGCCGAGGAGCAAGCGAGGATCCaggcggcggaggaggcTCGTCAAGCCGAATTAAGAATCAAAGCCGAGGAAATTGCTGAGCAACGACGTAAAGCCCGAGAAGAAGCGCAGGCGTGGCaggaagagttggcagCCAGGcaggcagaggaggaagccAGGCGAGCGGCTATCgtggagaaaaggaaaaggaggaaggaaggtaTTGCCGATAGtggtgaggatggtgaaggcgaaggtcgaaagagggagaagaaaccgaggaagaagaagacaaaggaagggaagaagggtaggAAGGTAAGGAGCAAGAGTGAAGTTGGCACGaccgatgaagaagaggaagcgagAGAGACGggcgacgatgaggatgaggagacTAGTCGGGCAAGGAAGGCCAAGTCTACACTGGCTATGCTCAAGGCAAAGAGAAAGGCCAGGAGGGCGGAccctgatgatgatgaggaagaggatgaagatgaagttAACCAAGGACAAGCAAAGAGGGGAAAACAATT TAAATCCAAAGCATACATCTCTGACTCTGACGACGAGAATGACGAAGCACCCGTTTCAGCCTCGAGGCCGGGAAGTGAGgaacctcttcatcaaaaggatgatgagagagaaCAGTCAGAAGCCCACACTCCTGCAAAGAGCCAAAATGATGAGGACTCTGGGATGGATGTGGATCAGAATGggaatgatgaggatgaggacgaaTAG